In Actinoplanes lobatus, the DNA window GGAGGCGAGCACCCGGCCGGCGGCCGACGCGGCCTCGGCGGCGGTCTTGTGCATGAGCTCGGCCGTCTCGATGAAGGCGTCGAGGGCCGGGTTGACGCCGACCAGGGTGAACTCGCGCTCGATGAGGATGAGGTCGGCGCCCCAGATGTCGCCGACGACGCGCCGCAGGTAGTCGGTGTTGTGGTCCCAGCCGTCGCGGGGCGTGCCCGGGCCGTAGGCGCCACCACGGGTGGTGAGGACGACGGCCGTCTTGCCGTCGAGGAACTTCTCGCCCTGCTCGCCGCCGGCCATGGCCAGGTCGAACCACGTCTTGACGTGCTGCGAGACGCCGTAGTTGTAGAACGGCAGGGCGAGGATCGCGGCGTCGGCGGAGCGCAGTTCGCCGGCCAGCTCACCGGCGAGCGCGAGGGCGCTCCGGTGGGCGTCGGTCCGGTGCTCGGCCGGGGTGTAGGTGCCCTGGATGGCGTTCGTCCAGGCGTCCGCGGGGATCGGGTCGGTGGCGAGGTGGCGGCGGGCGATCGGGG includes these proteins:
- a CDS encoding FMN-dependent NADH-azoreductase — its product is MAILRIDASIQGPNSASSALADLVEKELAGAPIARRHLATDPIPADAWTNAIQGTYTPAEHRTDAHRSALALAGELAGELRSADAAILALPFYNYGVSQHVKTWFDLAMAGGEQGEKFLDGKTAVVLTTRGGAYGPGTPRDGWDHNTDYLRRVVGDIWGADLILIEREFTLVGVNPALDAFIETAELMHKTAAEAASAAGRVLASR